The Candidatus Neomarinimicrobiota bacterium genome includes the window CTCCACGGCGTTCCCATGGACGGGAAACTGGAACAGCTCCTGACCCGTGGTTACAAGGTGCGGATTTACGTTCCCTACGGGAAGGAGTGGTACGACTACTCGCTGCGCCGCCTGAAGGAGAACCCCAACCTGGGTGGCTACGTGTTGCGTAATCTCCTGCGAAGATGAACACCCTGGCCGCGGCGAGACGCCATCGATTACCCGATTAGAGCCAGCAGGATGAGTACGGAAGCAATCATTGAAAAAATCCTGGCCATGAACACCATTGCCGTGGTGGGCCTATCGCCCAGGGAAGACCAGGCTTCCAACGCTGTGGCCCGGTACCTGCTGGCCCAGGGCTACCGCATCATACCCGTCAACCCGGGGCATAACGAGATCCTGGGGTTGAAGTCCTATTCCTCACTGCGGGATATACCTGAGCCGGTGGAGGTGGTCGATGTTTTCCGCCGACCGGAATACATAGTACCGATAGCCGAGGAGGCCGCGGCCATA containing:
- a CDS encoding CoA-binding protein → MSTEAIIEKILAMNTIAVVGLSPREDQASNAVARYLLAQGYRIIPVNPGHNEILGLKSYSSLRDIPEPVEVVDVFRRPEYIVPIAEEAAAIGAKALWLQLGIVNDEAVRVAESAGLLAVQNRCLMTEHAVRHY